The DNA sequence ACGAGGGCCGCTTTATTGCGGCCGTGAAAACCACGGGCATCTTCTGCCGCCCCACCTGCCCGGCCCGCAAGCCCAAGCCGCAGAACGTCGAGTTTTTCGCTACCCCCAAGGAAGCTCTGCTGCGCGGCTACCGGCCCTGCAAAGTGTGTACGCCGCTGGCGGCGCGGGATGCCACCCCGCCGTTCATTCAGGAGCTGCTGGAGTTGCTGGCCCGGCAGCCCACCGTGAAAATAACCGACGCCGACCTGCGCCAGCGCGGCCTGGAGCCGGCCACGGTGCGGCGCTGGTTTCGGCGGCAGCACGGCATCACCTTCCAGGCCTACCAGCGCCTGAACCGCATCAACCTGGCCTTTAAGAAGCTGCAGAGCGGTGAAACGGTGACGGCCACGGCCTTCGACAGCGGCTACGAGTCGCTGAGCGGGTTCCAGGATTCGTTTAAGGCCGTGTTTGGCGTGGCTCCCACCCGGGGCCGGCAGCAGCAGGTCATCAACCTCACGCGCCTGGAAACGCCGCTGGGCACGATGCTGGCCTGCGCCACCGAACAGGGCATCTGTTTGCTCGAATTTACCGACCGGCGCATGCTGGAAACCGAGCTGCGGGACTTGGCCCGCCGCCTCGGGGCCACCATCGTGCAGAGCGACAACCCGCACTTTGCCCAGTTGCGCCAGGAGCTGGCCGAGTACTTCGCGGGCCGGCGGCAGGCGTTTTCGGTGCCCCTGCACATGCCCGGTACCGCGTTTCAGCAGGCCGTGTGGCAGGAGCTGGGCCGGATTGCCTACGGCACGACCCGCTCGTATGGGCAGCAGGCACTGGCCGTGGGCCGGCCGACCGCCGTGCGGGCCGTGGCCGCCGCCAACGGCCTGAACCGCCTGGCCATTCTGGTGCCCTGCCACCGCGTTATCGGGGCCGATGGGCAGCTGACGGGCTACGCGGGCGGACTGTGGCGCAAAAAGTGGCTGCTAGAGTTGGAGCAGGGTGGTCAAAATTCAGCTCCGGCATAACCCCGGCCCGGCTGGCGCGGTTTGGCAGGCAGTGCGCCCGCACGGCCTTCGGCCCGGCGCCTCCACCGCCACCACGACCCCAACCACCATGACCATTACCATTGCTGCCAACTCGGCCCAGCCCCTGACGGTACACCGCCTGGGCTACGGCACCATGCGCCTCACCGGCCCCGACATCTGGGGGGAGCCCGCCAACCGCGCCGAAGCCCTGCAGATTCTGCGCACGGCCGTTGAAGCCGGGGTGAACTTCCTGGACACGGCCGACTACTACGGCGAGGACGTAACCAACCGCCTCATTGCCGAGGCCCTGCACCCCTACCCGGCTGGCCTGGTACTCTGCACCAAAGTAGGTGCCACCCGCCGCCCCGATAAAAGCTGGGTACCCTACAACCGGCCCGAAAATTTGCGCGCCAGCATCGACCACAACCTGCGCACCCTGCGCCGGGAGCAGATCCAGCTGGTGCACCTGCGCCTAATGGGCCACGGCCCGGTGCCGCTCGACGAGCAGCTGGAAGCCATGTTCGAGTTGCAGCGCGAAGGCAAAATCCTGCACGTGGGCCTGAGCAACGTGACCCGCGCCGAGCTGGAAGCCGGCCTGCGGCTGGGCCCCATTGCCACCGTCGAGAATATGTACAGCTACGCCCAGCGCACCACCGTGCAGCTGCCCCACGGTGCCAACCCCGGCGGTGAGGAAGTGCTGGACCTGTGCGAGCAGCACGGCATTCCGCTGATTCCTTTCTTCTCCCTGCTGCACGCCCTGCCCAAGGCCGACAGCCGCATTGCCGAGCTAGCCCGCAAGTACCAAGCCACCGAGGCGCAGATCAACCTGGCTTGGCTGCTGCACAAGTCGCCCTGGATTTTGCCGATTCCGGGCACCTCCCAGCTGGCCCACCTGCGCGAAAACCTGCGGGCAGCCAGCCTCCGGCTCAGCCCCGAAGACATGGCCTACCTGGGGTAGGCACGGGCGGCTCTCCCGTTTCAGCGGCCTTCGGCCCCCGGCGTTGGGGCAGCTGAAGGCCGTGGCTTTTTGGCTAGCTTGCCCGGCTCTACCGCCCCGCTCCGGTTTACCCGTTTTCATCCTCTGCCTTATGCTGACTGAAACCCTAAGCCAACTCTTCAACCGGGACCTGCTGCGCCTGCACCAGGAAATCGGGCTTTATCAGGAGGAGCACACGCTCTGGCAGGTACTGCCCGGCACGGCCAATTCGGGCGGCAACCTCTGCCTGCACCTGGTCGGCAACCTGCGCACCTACATCGGGGCCGCGCTGGGCGGCGTGGCCTACACCCGCAACCGGGAGCAGGAGTTTGCCCGCAAGAACGTGCCCCGCCAGGAGCTGCTAACCCAGGTGCAGCAAACCATCGACGTCGTCGACCAAACCCTGGCCGGCCTACCCGACAGTGCCCTGGAGCAGGAATACCCGCTGCTGGTGCTGGCCGCGCCCACTTCGACCGAATATTTTCTGGTGCATCTGCTGGCCCACCTCTCCTACCACCTGGGCCAGATCAACTACCACCGACGCAGGCTGGAAGCCTGAAGCGGCCGCGGCCGGGGGCGCTGGATTTTGCTGGCATTTCCGATTTATTTAGCGGCATGAAACGCAGCTTTTGGTATGGCATTATCGGGGCCCTGCTACTGGCGGGCCTACCGGTTAGCAGCAGCACCGCCCAGGCGCTGACCGGCGTCTGGCAGGGCGTGGAAACCGACACCGGCGAGCCGGGCGCCACCTGGCCGGCCGTGCTCCGGCTGCAGAAAGGCAAGGGCGCGGGTCTGTTTGGCGTGCTCTACCAGGAAGTGGGCGGCCAGCCCGGCATGTCCGTCACGTTTCAGGTGCTGGGCACGCTCCAAGCTAAAGGCTTGCACCTAGAGCACGTGCGCAAGCTCAACGAAACCGGCCGCACGCCCTTCACTTACTGGTGCGAGGGCGCCATTTCCTTCACCTACGACCCCGCCCAGGAAAAGCTCACCGGCCGCGCCACCTACCAGCCCACCGGCGACTGTGACGTGGGCTCGTTCACCTTTTATCGTGTCAAGCTCAAGTCGGCGGCCACGGTGGCGGCCGGGGCCGAAACCACCATCCGCGTCACGGGCCGCAACGTGCTCTGGTACGCCGATGCCGACTTGAAGCAGCCCGTAGCCACCGGCAACACCTACCGCACCCGGCTCAGCAAAACCACCACGTTCTACCTGACCCAGGGCTACTACCCCACCCGCCAGAGCCCCGTAGTGCCCATCACCATTCAGGTTAGCGGCTCGCTGGGGGCCGACGCGCGCCCGGCCCCCATCGAGCCGCTGGCGCCGGCCGTGGCCCGGCTCGATACTGCTCGGCCCGCGGCGGCGGCCCCGCAGCTGGCAGCGGCGCCCGTGGTACTGCCCACGGTGTTGTTTCGCCTGGGCACGGCCGAGCTGCTGCCCGACGGATTCCCGGCCCTCAACCAAGTGGCGGTCCAGCTCCGGGCCCAGCCGGAGCTACGGCTGCGCATCAGTGGCCACACCGACCGGATTGGGGAGCCCCAGAAAAACCTGCTGCTTTCCGAGCAGCGCGCCGAGGCCGTGAAAAGCTTTCTGGTGAAGGCCGGCATTGCGGCCGCGCGCCTCAGCACCACCGGCTACGGCGACACCCGCCCCCTCTACCCTTCGCCCGATGCCCGCAACCGGCGGGTGGAAATCGAACCGGTGCCGTAACGCCGCCCGGGCAGGGGTTGCACGTCCGGGCTCCGCTTCGCGGCAAGCAAGGCCCGTCCAACTATAGCATCCGGAGTAAAACGGCCGCTTAAGCGGATTGCCGGGTAATCTTAGTAAGTTCCGAGCCGCGACCCGCCCGCCGGCAGGC is a window from the Hymenobacter aquaticus genome containing:
- a CDS encoding bifunctional transcriptional activator/DNA repair enzyme AdaA — translated: MPAIDLIAPTAAECYRALVAKDATYEGRFIAAVKTTGIFCRPTCPARKPKPQNVEFFATPKEALLRGYRPCKVCTPLAARDATPPFIQELLELLARQPTVKITDADLRQRGLEPATVRRWFRRQHGITFQAYQRLNRINLAFKKLQSGETVTATAFDSGYESLSGFQDSFKAVFGVAPTRGRQQQVINLTRLETPLGTMLACATEQGICLLEFTDRRMLETELRDLARRLGATIVQSDNPHFAQLRQELAEYFAGRRQAFSVPLHMPGTAFQQAVWQELGRIAYGTTRSYGQQALAVGRPTAVRAVAAANGLNRLAILVPCHRVIGADGQLTGYAGGLWRKKWLLELEQGGQNSAPA
- a CDS encoding aldo/keto reductase — protein: MTITIAANSAQPLTVHRLGYGTMRLTGPDIWGEPANRAEALQILRTAVEAGVNFLDTADYYGEDVTNRLIAEALHPYPAGLVLCTKVGATRRPDKSWVPYNRPENLRASIDHNLRTLRREQIQLVHLRLMGHGPVPLDEQLEAMFELQREGKILHVGLSNVTRAELEAGLRLGPIATVENMYSYAQRTTVQLPHGANPGGEEVLDLCEQHGIPLIPFFSLLHALPKADSRIAELARKYQATEAQINLAWLLHKSPWILPIPGTSQLAHLRENLRAASLRLSPEDMAYLG
- a CDS encoding DUF1572 family protein, with protein sequence MLTETLSQLFNRDLLRLHQEIGLYQEEHTLWQVLPGTANSGGNLCLHLVGNLRTYIGAALGGVAYTRNREQEFARKNVPRQELLTQVQQTIDVVDQTLAGLPDSALEQEYPLLVLAAPTSTEYFLVHLLAHLSYHLGQINYHRRRLEA
- a CDS encoding OmpA family protein, which codes for MKRSFWYGIIGALLLAGLPVSSSTAQALTGVWQGVETDTGEPGATWPAVLRLQKGKGAGLFGVLYQEVGGQPGMSVTFQVLGTLQAKGLHLEHVRKLNETGRTPFTYWCEGAISFTYDPAQEKLTGRATYQPTGDCDVGSFTFYRVKLKSAATVAAGAETTIRVTGRNVLWYADADLKQPVATGNTYRTRLSKTTTFYLTQGYYPTRQSPVVPITIQVSGSLGADARPAPIEPLAPAVARLDTARPAAAAPQLAAAPVVLPTVLFRLGTAELLPDGFPALNQVAVQLRAQPELRLRISGHTDRIGEPQKNLLLSEQRAEAVKSFLVKAGIAAARLSTTGYGDTRPLYPSPDARNRRVEIEPVP